One window of Papaver somniferum cultivar HN1 chromosome 9, ASM357369v1, whole genome shotgun sequence genomic DNA carries:
- the LOC113312263 gene encoding F-box protein At4g09920-like encodes MGEDRISNLPVDLLHHILSLVPAKCAMSICILSKRWKYVSNSIPTLDFRKWKTQKYFSEEGKMETKSFKNFLDTVLFLHEKPSIQKFCLDLDEDFDESQVSRWISNIIKRKVEEFYLQMIYSRTFCIIPLSFFTCDSLTLLDLRCNEDGVGKFIIPKNPNTVYFPKLQILRFQSLQFLDEITSTRKFFSNCPILEELSLTYCEMFARLCIANPTLKHLAITHCRLLESTVEIYAPNLLTISYIAKPAEDYLLSRFPSLVEANIKFDIEDFSEYDHPMEVFVKIFEKLSSAKLLRIRADSFLVLRESDIQFNDSLTFSNFIHLEVDYLLHYDRFDSLDLIRTFFKFLQRLPNLESILFTQSVKITCLEDDDCWSLDPRCSPPHLKVIKFKIFEGKSMELNVIKLFLKYVRFLESVTIVASLRLSEDHLEQNSVMKQLLIFPKPPNCVVKFLTSSKDT; translated from the exons ATGGGAGAGGATAGGATAAGCAATTTACCTGTTGATCTGTTGCACCATATTCTTTCATTGGTACCAGCTAAATGTGCAATGTCTATTTGCATTTTGTCCAAAAGATGGAAGTATGTGTCCAACTCtatccctacacttgatttccgtAAATggaaaactcaaaaatattttagCGAAGAAGGAAAGATGGAAACCAAATCGTTCAAAAATTTTCTGGACACAGTACTGTTTCTCCATGAAAAGCCTAGTATCCAGAAATTCTGTCTTGATTTGGATGAGGATTTTGACGAATCTCAAGTTTCTAGATGGATCAGTAATATCATTAAACGTAAAGTTGAAGAATTTTATCTTCAAATGATATATTCGAGGACATTCTGCATAATTCCTCTGTCATTTTTTACTTGTGATTCGTTGACACTGCTGGATTTACGTTGCAACGAAGATGGTGTTGGCAAGTTCATTATTCCAAAGAATCCAAACacagtttattttccaaagctccAGATCCTTCGGTTCCAGTCTCTTCAGTTTCTGGATGAAATAACCTCGACAAGAAAATTCTTTTCGAACTGCCCCATCCTTGAAGAGTTGAGTTTGACTTATTGTGAGATGTTCGCGCGGTTATGCATTGCAAACCCCACACTGAAGCACTTGGCCATTACTCACTGTAGATTACTAGAGTCTACGGTGGAGATTTATGCTCCTAATCTATTGACCATTAGCTACATAGCAAAGCCAGCAGAAGACTATCTCCTCAGTAGATTTCCGTCACTAGTCGAGGCCAATATTAAATTTGATATTGAGGATTTCAGTGAATACGACCACCCAATGGAAGTATTTGTCAAGATTTTTGAAAAGCTTTCAAGTGCAAAGCTCCTTAGAATCCGTGCTGACTCATTTCTG GTTCTAAGAGAATCAGATATCCAATTTAACGATTCACTTACATTTAGCAATTTCATCCATCTGGAAGTTGATTACCTATTACATTAcgataggtttgattcactcgatttGATCAGAACATTCTTCAAATTTCTCCAGAGGTTGCCTAATCTAGAATCGATTCTCTTTACTCAG AGTGTTAAAATCACTTGCTTAGAGGATGATGATTGTTGGTCACTTGATCCTAGATGTTCGCCACCACACCTCAAGGtaatcaaattcaaaattttcgaaGGGAAATCAATGGAGCTAAATGTAATTAAACTCTTTCTGAAGTATGTCCGATTTCTTGAGAGTGTAACCATTGTAGCTTCTCTAAGGCTCTCCGAAGACCATTTGGAACAAAACAGTGTTATGAAGCAGCTTCTAATATTTCCGAAACCCCCAAATTGTGTGGTTAAGTTCTTGACAAGCTCTAAAGACACTTAA